DNA from Bacteroidota bacterium:
CGAGGTAATGCCTGCTGTCAACCGCAGTTGCCCTTACCTGATTAACATAAGTTTCTTGGTCTGGACAAAGGAACCAGCTTGTCCCGAAGGGATGGCATTTGCCACAAGGCGATAGTAATACACGCCGCTCGGGAGATTGTTCGCATCGAATCGAACGGTTTTATACCCTGCTTCTTGAACCTCGTTCACCAATGCAGCCACTTCCTGACCAAGCGTGTTAAACACTTTGAGCTCGACTTGTGCATTTTCAGGAAGCGCATAGTTAATTACGGTCGTCGGGTTGAACGGATTCGGGTAGCTACCGATGGAAAATGTCTCTGGAATTTCCTTCGCCAACATTATCTCCTTGCCGCTCGCATTGTTCATCTCTGCCTG
Protein-coding regions in this window:
- a CDS encoding T9SS type A sorting domain-containing protein — encoded protein: QAEMNNASGKEIMLAKEIPETFSIGSYPNPFNPTTVINYALPENAQVELKVFNTLGQEVAALVNEVQEAGYKTVRFDANNLPSGVYYYRLVANAIPSGQAGSFVQTKKLMLIR